The following coding sequences are from one Gadus macrocephalus chromosome 3, ASM3116895v1 window:
- the LOC132454206 gene encoding uncharacterized protein LOC132454206 — MWASHLKCPADGGKLMGAGLYEIVRRVSDRSGWYYMATEGLQCPSSGKKVAGWSQEILEQLDVAHRNQFVHAADHSQAVKLVNVRKGITFISSHFVFTGYSNPGGFDVLVSSRSRLDVSGDLAFPRRVPRNTDKLTIAQVLNLGPRQRVGVIEVRVVQIQGAPVELKCFEVCDGTGQTASTVWDRLILSVQVGKCYSFQALSTRKDANRTVLTTTPSSVVTLIAGIGQPSSLLLMAVKAKETLRGLVSAVNTIAKPRCPRCHTGQDNLGVKLSTHRCERCSMHQHTASYLVTYSGKLIVVARDGEECSMVLTNSAVSEFVRAQVLLTSAHDAQALEEIIIAMPELEVTFSSEGLVERLAPPAVAEATVHSGQGNVPDAEEASTSYVRDSEAVPHVDDEGLAELFDKHRH, encoded by the exons ATGTGGGCGAGCCACCTCAAGTGCCCCGCCGATGGGGGCAAGCTGATGGGCGCCGGCCTCTACGAGATCGTCCGGAGGGTCTCGGACAGGAGCGGGTGGTACTACATGGCCACAGAGGGCCTTCAGTGCCCCTCCAGCGGCAAAAAGGTGGCGGGCTGGTCGCAGGAAATCCTGGAGCAGCTGGACGTTGCTCAC CGCAACCAGTTTGTCCATGCCGCTGACCACAGCCAAGCGGTCAAGTTGGTCAACGTGCGAAAGGGCATCA CATTCATTTCTTCCCATTTTGTTTTCACAGGCTATAGCAATCCAGGGGGATTTGATGTCCTGGTATCGAGCCGCAGCAGACTCGATGTGTCTGGGGACCTCGCATTCCCCCGTAGGGTCCCTAGGAACACGGACAAGCTGACCATAGCGCAAGTCTTGAATTTGGGTCCCAGGCAGAGG GTGGGCGTGATCGAGGTCAGGGTGGTGCAGATCCAAGGAGCGCCGGTGGAGCTCAAATGCTTTGAGGTGTGCGATGGGACGGGACAGACGGCATCGACTGTGTGGGACCGGCTGATCCTATCTGTGCAGGTGGGGAAGTGCTACTCTTTTCAGGCTTTGAGCACCAGGAAGGACGCTAACCGGACAGTGTtgaccaccacaccctcctcagTCGTCACCCTCATTGCGGGTATTGGGCAGCCATCTTCCCTTCTTTTGATGGCCGTGAAGGCTAAGGAGACTCTGCGTGGGCTGGTGTCTGCGGTCAACACCATTGCAAAGCCCAGGTGCCCGAGATGCCACACCGGCCAGGACAACCTGGGTGTGAAGCTGTCCACTCACCGTTGCGAGCGCTGCTCCATGCACCAGCACACAGCCTCGTACTTGGTGACGTACTCTGGTAAGCTAATTGTGGTAGCAAGAGATGGGGAGGAGTGCTCAATGGTCCTGACCAACTCAGCGGTGTCTGAGTTTGTCAGGGCTCAAGTACTATTAACTTCTGCCCATGATGCTCAAGCCCTGGAGGAAATAATAATTGCAATGCCTGAGCTGGAGGTGACATTCAGTTCTGAAGGGCTGGTTGAGCGCTTGGCTCCTCCTGCTGTTGCTGAGGCCACAGTTCACAGCGGCCAGGGCAATGTCCCAGATGCGGAGGAGGCGTCGACCTCCTATGTAAGGGACTCTGAGGCTGTGCCTCATGTGGATGATGAGGGCCTGGCAGAATTGTTTGACAAGCATCGACATTAA
- the LOC132453624 gene encoding uncharacterized protein LOC132453624 isoform X1 produces the protein MPRASRASSVAKMKWKRILPMATTLARGFEPVRGTGARHRVEPWPVSAHTGKTNRLVLPPESPDKQFVLFVGDSHLRALVDRYVRMPDGCLSFGFLSTPGASAAELRTELLNADIPRTPDIVCLLAPSNNLTATPGIEAAGVAFDGLLRAARSRWPKVFVLDFPPRLASELAPQQFLREEFRRVAAKNDVKYCVTADRFPLDSRALWSRDGIHLSDDLGMPLLAKLLWHFSFLQLQSPLPVTPPPVSPPKSPPTVRPFATTVVVKGEVSRPRPLDPFKETVVGRRGKRSQPESWDAPEDWDQSSVRILPHEVCVPPLVLRECFVVLNPIRFSTDKLAAMDRIVPSNLDVPMGNRSKVICVILILTVCECIHINSACNPI, from the exons ATGCCCCGTGCTTCGCGCGCTTCGTCTGTAGCCAAGATGAAGTGGAAGAGGATTCTTCCCATGGCGACGACTCTGGCCAGAGGCTTCGAGCCTG TGCGTGGCACTGGAGCACGTCACCGTGTCGAGCCGTGGCCTGTCTCTGCCCACACCGGGAAGACCAATCGATTGGTTCTCCCTCCTGAGTCTCCAGATAAGCAG TTTGTGCTGTTTGTGGGCGACTCGCATCTGCGTGCGTTGGTTGACCGTTACGTGAGGATGCCAGACGGTTGCCTTTCGTTTGGGTTCCTGTCTACGCCTGGGGCGTCTGCCGCTGAGCTCCGCACTGAGTTGCTGAACGCAGACATCCCCAGAACCCCCGACATCGTTTGCTTGCTGGCTCCGAGCAACAACCTCACGGCGACGCCAGGCATCGAAGCGGCTGGAGTTGCCTTCGATGGACTTCTGAGAGCTGCCCGCAGTCGATGGCCTAAG GTGTTTGTGCTCGATTTCCCTCCCCGGCTGGCGAGTGAATTGGCACCGCAACAATTCCTTCGAGAGGAGTTTCGTCGCGTTGCAGCAAAGAACG ATGTTAAGTACTGCGTCACAGCTGACCGCTTTCCGCTGGACTCGCGTGCCTTGTGGAGTCGTGATGGG ATCCACCTGAGTGACGATCTGGGGATGCCGCTTCTCGCGAAGCTTCTGTGGCACTTCTCCTTTCTGCAGCTACAGTCACCTCTGCCTGTTACACCTCCGCCTGTGTCTCCTCCCAAGTCACCCCCGACTGTGAGACCCTTTGCTACCACCGTGGTTGTGAAGGGAGAGGTTTCCCGTCCACGTCCCCTTGACCCCTTCAAGGAAACTGTCGTCGGACGTCGCGGAAAG CGCAGCCAACCTGAGTCCTGGGATGCGCCTGAGGACTGGGATCAGTCTTCCGTGCGGATCCTTCCTCATGAG GTTTGTGTGCCTCCTCTGGTCCTGAGGGAGTGCTTTGTCGTGCTAAACCCTATCCGGTTTAGCACTGACAAGTTGGCTGCAATGGATCGCATTGTTCCATCCAACCTTGACGTCCCCATGGGGAATCGCTCAAAGGTAATTTGTGTGATTTTAATATTAACTGTTTGTGAGTGCATACATATTAATAGCGCCTGTAATCCTATATGA
- the LOC132453624 gene encoding uncharacterized protein LOC132453624 isoform X2, which translates to MPRASRASSVAKMKWKRILPMATTLARGFEPVRGTGARHRVEPWPVSAHTGKTNRLVLPPESPDKQFVLFVGDSHLRALVDRYVRMPDGCLSFGFLSTPGASAAELRTELLNADIPRTPDIVCLLAPSNNLTATPGIEAAGVAFDGLLRAARSRWPKVFVLDFPPRLASELAPQQFLREEFRRVAAKNDVKYCVTADRFPLDSRALWSRDGIHLSDDLGMPLLAKLLWHFSFLQLQSPLPVTPPPVSPPKSPPTVRPFATTVVVKGEVSRPRPLDPFKETVVGRRGKRSQPESWDAPEDWDQSSVRILPHEVCVPPLVLRECFVVLNPIRFSTDKLAAMDRIVPSNLDVPMGNRSKKRKVAH; encoded by the exons ATGCCCCGTGCTTCGCGCGCTTCGTCTGTAGCCAAGATGAAGTGGAAGAGGATTCTTCCCATGGCGACGACTCTGGCCAGAGGCTTCGAGCCTG TGCGTGGCACTGGAGCACGTCACCGTGTCGAGCCGTGGCCTGTCTCTGCCCACACCGGGAAGACCAATCGATTGGTTCTCCCTCCTGAGTCTCCAGATAAGCAG TTTGTGCTGTTTGTGGGCGACTCGCATCTGCGTGCGTTGGTTGACCGTTACGTGAGGATGCCAGACGGTTGCCTTTCGTTTGGGTTCCTGTCTACGCCTGGGGCGTCTGCCGCTGAGCTCCGCACTGAGTTGCTGAACGCAGACATCCCCAGAACCCCCGACATCGTTTGCTTGCTGGCTCCGAGCAACAACCTCACGGCGACGCCAGGCATCGAAGCGGCTGGAGTTGCCTTCGATGGACTTCTGAGAGCTGCCCGCAGTCGATGGCCTAAG GTGTTTGTGCTCGATTTCCCTCCCCGGCTGGCGAGTGAATTGGCACCGCAACAATTCCTTCGAGAGGAGTTTCGTCGCGTTGCAGCAAAGAACG ATGTTAAGTACTGCGTCACAGCTGACCGCTTTCCGCTGGACTCGCGTGCCTTGTGGAGTCGTGATGGG ATCCACCTGAGTGACGATCTGGGGATGCCGCTTCTCGCGAAGCTTCTGTGGCACTTCTCCTTTCTGCAGCTACAGTCACCTCTGCCTGTTACACCTCCGCCTGTGTCTCCTCCCAAGTCACCCCCGACTGTGAGACCCTTTGCTACCACCGTGGTTGTGAAGGGAGAGGTTTCCCGTCCACGTCCCCTTGACCCCTTCAAGGAAACTGTCGTCGGACGTCGCGGAAAG CGCAGCCAACCTGAGTCCTGGGATGCGCCTGAGGACTGGGATCAGTCTTCCGTGCGGATCCTTCCTCATGAG GTTTGTGTGCCTCCTCTGGTCCTGAGGGAGTGCTTTGTCGTGCTAAACCCTATCCGGTTTAGCACTGACAAGTTGGCTGCAATGGATCGCATTGTTCCATCCAACCTTGACGTCCCCATGGGGAATCGCTCAAAG AAACGGAAGGTGGCACATTGA